The following proteins come from a genomic window of Zingiber officinale cultivar Zhangliang unplaced genomic scaffold, Zo_v1.1 ctg167, whole genome shotgun sequence:
- the LOC122036462 gene encoding aluminum-activated malate transporter 10-like, with protein sequence MAPEKEVQGGVEWRVTVPEGASAVVEPRPVNGWADLVRAWLMAAAGFGRKAWVIGADDPRKVVHGVKVGAALSLVSLFYYTRPLYDGVGGWAMWAVMTVVVVFEFTVGGCLCKGFNRAMATVTAGLLAVGVHWIASRAGETAEPVILSASVFVLASAATFSRFLPAIKARFDYGITIFILTFTFVAVSGYRVDRLLHLAQQRAYTIVIGVGICLLVCVFICPVWAGQELHLLVSGNMEKLADSLEGLAEECFMEEQGKQLPSAKSPGYKCVLNSKASEDSQANLAKWEPPHGRFRFRHPWSQYLKVAAAMRYCAYCMEALNGCVASEIKASEKMKSHLRGVCVKLSSDSSKVLKELARSIRSMEESRSIPCLVTEMKRGAQELQASLRSLPEQLMSAGGEEETTADGGGGETQRVTVSLMEGMPIITAACLLAEVSERVEGVVEAVGALAALARFDRKKAAFASVAPQEESATPQRQEV encoded by the exons ATGGCTCCTGAGAAAGAAGTGCAGGGTGGTGTGGAATGGCGGGTGACGGTGCCTGAAGGTGCATCGGCTGTCGTCGAGCCTCGGCCCGTTAATGGCTGGGCTGATCTGGTGCGGGCTTGGCTGATGGCCGCCGCCGGCTTCGGGAGGAAAGCTTGGGTGATCGGCGCCGACGATCCCCGGAAAGTGGTGCACGGTGTCAAAGTGGGGGCTGCGCTCTCCTTGGTGTCGTTGTTCTACTACACGAGGCCGCTCTACGATGGAGTCGGAGGGTGGGCGATGTGGGCGGTCATGACTGTCGTGGTGGTCTTCGAATTCACCGTCG GTGGGTGCTTGTGCAAAGGATTTAACAGAGCAATGGCGACGGTCACCGCCGGGCTCCTCGCCGTTGGCGTCCACTGGATCGCGAGCAGAGCAGGGGAAACGGCGGAGCCTGTGATCTTAAGCGCCTCGGTGTTCGTCCTAG CTTCCGCCGCCACATTTTCTCGGTTCCTGCCGGCGATAAAGGCCCGGTTCGACTACGGCATCACCATCTTCATCCTCACCTTCACCTTCGTGGCTGTCTCCGGCTACCGGGTGGACCGGCTCCTCCATCTCGCGCAGCAGCGCGCGTACACCATTGTCATCGGCGTCGGCATCTGCCTCCTCGTCTGCGTCTTCATCTGCCCGGTTTGGGCTGGCCAAGAGCTCCATCTCCTCGTCTCCGGCAACATGGAGAAGCTTGCGGATTCGCTAGAAGGCCTGGCGGAGGAGTGCTTCATGGAGGAGCAAGGAAAGCAGCTGCCCTCTGCGAAGTCACCGGGCTACAAGTGCGTCCTCAACTCGAAAGCGTCGGAGGATTCTCAGGCCAATTTGGCGAAATGGGAGCCGCCGCACGGCCGGTTTAGGTTCAGGCATCCATGGAGCCAGTACCTTAAGGTGGCAGCCGCCATGAGGTATTGCGCCTACTGCATGGAGGCCCTCAACGGCTGTGTCGCCTCGGAGATTAAG GCGTCGGAGAAGATGAAGAGCCACCTGCGTGGAGTCTGCGTGAAGCTGAGCTCGGACTCGTCCAAGGTGTTGAAGGAGCTGGCGAGATCCATCAGGTCGATGGAGGAGTCCCGGAGCATTCCGTGCTTGGTGACGGAGATGAAGAGAGGAGCGCAGGAGCTGCAAGCTTCTCTCAGATCGCTCCCTGAGCAACTGATGAGTgcgggaggagaggaggaaacgaCGGCCGACGGCGGCGGTGGTGAGACGCAGAGAGTGACCGTGTCGCTGATGGAAGGCATGCCGATCATCACGGCGGCTTGCTTGCTGGCCGAAGTCTCCGAGCGGGTGGAGGGCGTCGTCGAGGCCGTCGGTGCACTGGCGGCTCTCGCGAGGTTCGACCGGAAGAAGGCGGCGTTCGCCTCTGTCGCCCCCCAGGAAGAGTCAGCGACGCCTCAACGTCAAGAGGTCTAG